Sequence from the Flavobacterium sp. TR2 genome:
AAGAATTTATCCTTGCTAAACAACTTTTAAGATCTGGCACTTGTGTTGGTGCAATGATTCGAGAAGCTGAGCATGCTGAAAGTAAAAGTGATTTTATTCATAAATTTGCAATTGCTCAAAAGGAAGCTAATGAAACTGTCTATTGGCTCGAATTATTAAAAGCCACTGATTATCTCAGCGAAAAAGAATTCGAAAACATTTATGACGATGCAATTACAATACTAAAATTAATAACCAGTATACTTAAAACTTCCAAAAATCAATTAGACGCAAAAAAATTAACAACTAACAATTAATAATTAACCATTACACAAAATGATTTACCTAATAACAGGCGGTGAACGTTCTGGAAAAAGCGGATACGCACAAAAACTTGCTTTAGAACTTTCCAACTCTCCTTTATATGTAGCAACCGCCCGAAAATGGGATGCTGATTTTCAAAATCGAATTGACCGCCATCAGCAGGAAAGAGACGAACATTGGACAAATATTGAAAAAGAGAAATACTTAAGCGAAATTGATTTTTCTGGAAAAACAGCTTTGATAGATTGCGTAACGTTATGGCTTACTAATTTTTTTATCGATACTAAAAATGATGTGGCTTTGAGCCTGGAAGAAGCCCAAAAAGAGTTTCTCGCTATTGCTAAACACGAAAATGCCAATATCATTATTGTAACAAATGAAATTGGTATGGGCGTTCATGCAGAAACGCACATCGGGAGAAAGTTTGTAGAACTTCAAGGCTGGATGAATCAGTTTCTTGCTGCAAACGCAGATCAAGTTGTATTAATGGTTTCTGGAATTCCAGTTAAAATAAAAGGTTAAATCTCAATACAGAAATTCCAAATTCCAATAAATTGAAACGAAATTCCAGTTTTTAAATTCCAAATTCCAAAGCTATGCTTTACCTTTACTAGAATCTTTCCGTTTTCATATTTTGAAATTGGAATTTAAAATTTGGAATTTAAAGAAATGAGTAATTTAGACGATATATTAAAATCCCGCCGCGACACAAGACATTTTACAGCCGATGAAGTTCCTGATGAAGTAATTCAGAAAGCATTACAGGCAGGGCATTGGGCTCCATCTGTTGGGC
This genomic interval carries:
- the cobU gene encoding bifunctional adenosylcobinamide kinase/adenosylcobinamide-phosphate guanylyltransferase, which produces MIYLITGGERSGKSGYAQKLALELSNSPLYVATARKWDADFQNRIDRHQQERDEHWTNIEKEKYLSEIDFSGKTALIDCVTLWLTNFFIDTKNDVALSLEEAQKEFLAIAKHENANIIIVTNEIGMGVHAETHIGRKFVELQGWMNQFLAANADQVVLMVSGIPVKIKG
- a CDS encoding four helix bundle protein gives rise to the protein MKNNIVRNKSFDFAIRIVKLYQYLNTSKKEFILAKQLLRSGTCVGAMIREAEHAESKSDFIHKFAIAQKEANETVYWLELLKATDYLSEKEFENIYDDAITILKLITSILKTSKNQLDAKKLTTNN